A genomic window from Gossypium hirsutum isolate 1008001.06 chromosome D10, Gossypium_hirsutum_v2.1, whole genome shotgun sequence includes:
- the LOC107916156 gene encoding protein RALF-like 33: protein MGSSRFSFSFIAICAILAIHVAASASSPMLDFGGDHFLPIKSECGGSIAECLMLGGEDSSEFDSEFAMDSEINRRILAARRYISYGALRRNTVPCSRRGASYYNCRPGAQANPYSRGCSRITRCRR, encoded by the coding sequence ATGGGAAGCTCTAGATTCTCGTTCAGTTTCATCGCGATTTGCGCGATCCTGGCCATCCACGTGGCGGCTTCCGCTTCGTCTCCCATGCTCGATTTTGGCGGCGACCATTTCCTCCCGATTAAATCGGAGTGCGGTGGATCCATCGCGGAATGCCTGATGCTAGGCGGGGAAGATTCCTCGGAGTTCGACTCCGAGTTCGCCATGGACTCCGAGATTAACAGGCGCATTTTAGCGGCGAGGCGTTACATTAGCTACGGTGCGCTGAGGAGAAACACGGTGCCATGTTCGCGACGCGGTGCGTCGTATTATAACTGCCGGCCGGGAGCTCAAGCAAATCCTTACTCACGCGGGTGCAGTAGAATTACACGCTGTCGGcgttag
- the LOC107916157 gene encoding uncharacterized protein, whose translation MRPIAFFNLCDILSTNNLLQSSKSVDIREQVVIFLHIIGHNVRFRVIGSRYYRSIQTVHHYFRVVLRAILKLYRLVIRLPDESTPSEIRNNPRFYPYFKDCIGALDGTHIRASVPLSMQGRFRSRKWGTTQNVLAAITFDLKFAYVLAGWEGSAHDSRILSDALSRPRGLRIPEGKYYLADAGYGIRIGCITPYRGVRYHLKEFGAEEPENAKELFNLRHSSLRITVERVFGILKKRFRVLDAEPFWNFQTQVDIVLACCIIHNHIIGVDPSDLLNQGLYDESEFDSIIQTLTEREERQEAREWSAKRDEIAETMWTDYMARNIR comes from the exons ATGAGACCGATCgccttttttaatttatgtgataTTCTTAGTACGAATAATTTGTTACAATCGTCTAAATCTGTCGatattagggagcaagtagttatatttttacatataattggtcataatgtaaggtttcgagtgattggatctagatattatagatcaattcAGACAGTTCACCattactttagggttgtattgagagctattttgaaattgtatagactagttattagattacctgatgagtcaactcctagtgaaattagaaacaatccaaggttttatccttattttaaagattgtattggagcattagatggaactcataTTCGTGCATCGGTTCCACTTAGCATGCAAGGAAGATTTCGTAGCCGTAAATgggggacgacacaaaatgtattggccgccattacatttgatttgaaatttgcctatgttctagctggttgggaaggtagtgcacatgattctcgtattttaagtgatgcactttcacgcccaagaggattaagaattccAGAAG gtaaatattatcttgctgatgctggatatggcaTCCGAATTGGATGTATTACCCCATATCGTGGTgtccgatatcatttaaaagagtttggTGCTGAAGAGCctgaaaatgcaaaggaactctttaatcttcgaCATTCATCATTACGGATCACTGTTGaacgtgtttttgggattttgaagaaacggtttcgtgtattagatgctgaaccattttggaattttcaaactcaagtagatatagttttggcttgttgtataattcataatcatataattggagttgatcctagtgatttacttaatcaaggattatacgaTGAGTCTGAGTTTGATTCGATAATACAAACTCTCACGGAGCGAGAAGAAAGAcaagaagcaagagaatggtctgctaagagagaTGAGATTGCAGAAACTATGTGgactgattatatggctagaaatattaggtag